A genomic stretch from Mycobacterium cookii includes:
- a CDS encoding nitroreductase/quinone reductase family protein — translation MTFDTRNGTRGARQPGGRLMKAINNWNMNRIRRKGGKIMGLDALVLTTVGRKSGEKRDTPVAWFADSDHSWLIVASANGAAKNPSWYYNLAAHPDQVEINLAGRSIPVSAEQLHGADRESAWRQIIKASPRFAKYTEKTDRLMPVIRLHARAAQP, via the coding sequence ATGACTTTTGACACCCGCAACGGCACGCGCGGCGCCCGCCAGCCTGGCGGACGGCTAATGAAGGCAATCAACAACTGGAACATGAACCGTATCCGTCGCAAAGGCGGAAAGATTATGGGACTCGACGCCTTGGTGCTGACGACCGTTGGCCGCAAAAGCGGAGAAAAACGAGACACACCCGTGGCATGGTTTGCCGACAGCGACCACAGCTGGCTGATCGTGGCGTCCGCGAACGGGGCAGCCAAGAACCCGTCCTGGTATTACAACCTCGCCGCCCATCCAGACCAAGTGGAAATCAATCTGGCCGGCCGCAGCATTCCGGTGAGCGCCGAACAGCTCCATGGTGCCGATCGCGAATCAGCCTGGCGCCAAATTATCAAGGCATCACCGAGGTTCGCTAAATACACCGAGAAGACTGACCGCTTGATGCCGGTAATTCGTCTCCACGCCAGAGCGGCCCAGCCGTAG
- a CDS encoding NmrA/HSCARG family protein — MSEQKRIAVVGATGSQGGGLLRAILSDDEQRFTPRALTRNAHSASAQGLVKAGAEVVEADLEDEAGIRKAFDGAYGAYVVTNYFAQRTPEDYGRRTSAEMELQQAEIAAKAAKDAGVAHVIWSTLEDTRGRFVDDEKVPTLDGRYKVPHFDAKAEADEIFVRHGVPTTFLRTTFFFDNFVMFPGFGPVRIPSGELLLTLPMGDQPVAGIAVDDIGKTALGIFKRPDLVGKTVSIAGDHLTGEQYAAAFSDALGEMVAYQPMSWDGYRALGFPGAVEFGNMFQYYAEDAEQFIGDRDLTAVREINPELQSFRDWLALHKDQIPIG, encoded by the coding sequence ATGAGCGAACAAAAGCGAATCGCTGTCGTTGGTGCCACCGGATCGCAGGGCGGCGGACTGCTGCGGGCCATCCTGTCCGACGACGAACAACGATTTACCCCACGAGCCCTGACGCGTAACGCGCATTCCGCCAGTGCGCAGGGGCTGGTCAAGGCGGGGGCCGAGGTGGTCGAAGCCGACCTCGAAGACGAGGCCGGCATCCGGAAAGCGTTCGACGGGGCCTACGGCGCCTACGTGGTGACCAACTATTTCGCGCAACGCACCCCGGAGGACTACGGCCGGCGGACGTCAGCCGAGATGGAGCTCCAGCAGGCCGAAATCGCGGCCAAGGCAGCCAAAGACGCCGGAGTGGCTCACGTCATCTGGTCCACGCTTGAGGACACCCGCGGGCGTTTCGTCGACGACGAGAAGGTGCCCACCCTCGATGGGCGCTACAAAGTGCCGCACTTCGACGCAAAAGCCGAGGCCGACGAAATCTTTGTCCGACACGGTGTTCCTACGACTTTTTTGCGAACCACTTTCTTCTTCGACAACTTCGTTATGTTCCCTGGCTTTGGACCCGTGCGTATCCCGAGCGGTGAGCTGCTGCTTACGTTGCCCATGGGTGATCAGCCGGTGGCGGGCATCGCAGTGGATGACATCGGCAAGACCGCCCTGGGCATCTTCAAGCGTCCAGATCTCGTCGGCAAGACCGTGAGCATCGCTGGCGATCACTTGACCGGTGAGCAGTACGCGGCGGCATTCAGTGACGCGCTTGGCGAAATGGTTGCCTACCAACCGATGAGCTGGGATGGCTACCGAGCCTTGGGCTTTCCCGGCGCGGTCGAGTTCGGCAACATGTTCCAGTATTACGCCGAGGACGCTGAGCAATTCATCGGCGACCGTGACCTGACCGCGGTGCGCGAGATCAACCCCGAGCTGCAGTCTTTCCGCGACTGGCTGGCGTTGCACAAGGATCAAATCCCGATCGGCTGA
- a CDS encoding TetR/AcrR family transcriptional regulator, with protein MPDGADAASRANHVIAHQQDEVPTRSRLPRSDAQRNHARIVHAARTVLANSQDASLRSIAKEAGVGQGTLYRHFPDRQALLAEVYRNDLQMLEELAEALLRTHPPLTALRLWFGVIASFAANKQDLAAALPVASPAAEENEESLLIGAATRLLDAGKDAGEIRSDVDARELVLLMSSLWRGPSSVNQPASSTHMLDLIIEGIQLPMTSAEGDQACAATVLRICN; from the coding sequence GTGCCCGACGGGGCCGACGCGGCTAGCCGTGCCAACCACGTCATTGCCCATCAGCAAGACGAGGTGCCGACGAGGTCGCGACTGCCTCGTTCGGATGCGCAACGCAACCATGCCCGAATCGTGCATGCCGCGCGAACCGTTCTCGCCAACTCGCAAGATGCATCCTTGCGGTCAATCGCCAAGGAGGCGGGGGTGGGCCAGGGAACCCTCTACCGCCACTTTCCCGACCGACAGGCGCTGCTGGCGGAGGTGTACCGAAACGACCTACAAATGTTGGAAGAACTGGCCGAGGCGCTGCTCAGGACGCATCCACCGCTGACCGCGTTACGGTTATGGTTCGGCGTTATAGCGTCGTTCGCTGCCAACAAACAGGACTTAGCCGCCGCCCTTCCCGTAGCCTCGCCGGCCGCGGAGGAAAACGAGGAAAGCCTGCTGATTGGTGCCGCCACCAGATTGCTCGACGCCGGCAAGGACGCCGGTGAGATCCGATCCGATGTCGACGCTCGCGAACTGGTGCTCTTGATGAGCAGCCTGTGGCGAGGGCCTTCGAGCGTAAACCAACCGGCGTCATCAACGCATATGCTCGATCTGATCATCGAGGGAATCCAACTTCCGATGACGTCCGCGGAGGGCGACCAGGCCTGCGCCGCAACGGTTTTGCGCATCTGCAACTAG
- a CDS encoding FAD-binding oxidoreductase, protein MRNDLLAWPGSAAYQAATTPRNSSVTQQPAVVARPQSAGEAAEAVRWAADRNLGVAVQATGHGAGAPIGPHRVLVDTAALDTVSIDAGARLARVGAGTTWSALNSRAQRDGLFGLAGSSPTVSVAGYTFGGGVGWLTHPYGMASSALVAVDYIDGDGRLRRATEDAPNPVDRAALWAFRGGGGVGIATSLTLDLVAPQAVWAGYQLWDITALRPVAEAWAQAMSDIGDALSTHISVVHTPPDWPFPTRLRGVPIVHLAFASPAGPDAAAPLLRALRGAPPPVLDSAWAPADAARLAQIHLDPPNPTPVLGTGRWLSATTPKLAADVLDTAAAPDSPTTMIELRNVGTPAPARDGALTKAPGPFVLHAVGRVTDPDSRAATENGLTRVREAAESADIGQAAASFAQGRAKVADALPPVAGQRLVRLQTAIDPERRLTPSRILAALTGA, encoded by the coding sequence ATGAGAAACGATTTATTAGCATGGCCGGGCAGCGCGGCATATCAAGCCGCGACCACCCCGCGCAACTCCAGCGTGACGCAGCAGCCGGCGGTTGTGGCTCGTCCGCAAAGTGCCGGGGAGGCGGCCGAGGCGGTGCGCTGGGCCGCCGATCGGAATCTGGGCGTGGCCGTGCAGGCCACCGGACATGGCGCGGGCGCACCGATCGGACCGCACCGCGTGCTCGTCGACACCGCTGCGCTGGACACGGTATCGATTGATGCCGGCGCCCGCCTCGCCCGCGTGGGCGCGGGGACGACGTGGTCCGCCCTCAACTCCCGGGCGCAGCGGGACGGCTTGTTCGGGTTGGCCGGGTCCTCGCCGACGGTCTCGGTGGCCGGCTACACCTTCGGCGGCGGCGTGGGATGGCTCACCCATCCATACGGGATGGCCAGCTCGGCACTGGTAGCTGTGGACTACATCGACGGCGACGGACGCCTGCGCAGGGCGACCGAAGATGCACCTAATCCGGTAGACCGCGCAGCCTTATGGGCGTTCCGCGGCGGCGGCGGTGTGGGCATCGCCACCAGCCTCACACTGGATCTCGTTGCGCCTCAAGCGGTATGGGCGGGCTACCAATTGTGGGACATCACTGCGCTTCGGCCGGTCGCGGAGGCATGGGCGCAGGCCATGAGCGACATCGGTGATGCGCTGTCGACCCATATCAGTGTCGTGCACACCCCGCCGGACTGGCCATTCCCGACGAGGTTGCGGGGAGTTCCGATCGTGCACCTGGCGTTCGCTTCGCCCGCCGGCCCCGACGCGGCCGCCCCGCTGCTGCGTGCCCTACGCGGCGCACCACCGCCTGTGCTCGACAGCGCCTGGGCACCCGCCGATGCGGCCCGGCTGGCTCAGATCCACCTCGATCCCCCAAATCCGACACCCGTGCTCGGCACCGGCCGCTGGCTCAGTGCGACAACGCCGAAGCTGGCCGCGGACGTTCTGGACACTGCGGCCGCGCCGGACTCGCCGACGACGATGATCGAGTTGCGCAACGTGGGCACCCCGGCGCCAGCGCGCGATGGCGCGCTAACCAAAGCGCCCGGCCCCTTTGTGCTGCATGCGGTGGGACGGGTAACCGACCCTGATTCCCGCGCGGCCACCGAAAACGGGCTCACCCGAGTCCGTGAAGCCGCGGAATCCGCCGACATAGGACAGGCAGCCGCATCGTTCGCCCAGGGCCGCGCCAAAGTCGCCGACGCACTTCCACCGGTAGCGGGGCAACGGCTGGTCCGGCTTCAGACGGCGATTGACCCCGAACGGCGCCTTACCCCCTCACGCATCCTGGCGGCCCTGACGGGCGCGTGA
- a CDS encoding MarR family winged helix-turn-helix transcriptional regulator: MTGQQGLSEQELAAWRSFMTMQHSLGRHLTRRLKQESGLSDSDFEVLVNLSESPHGRMRAVQLAAVTQWDKTRLSHHLSRMEKRGLIRRQSCDARYPDIVLTDAGRDAFVASAPANAARVRRCFIDVLGPQRLETLRQAAEDVIAAVQGQIEPTPI, translated from the coding sequence ATGACCGGTCAGCAGGGGCTTAGCGAGCAGGAGCTCGCTGCGTGGCGCAGCTTCATGACCATGCAGCATTCGCTGGGCCGGCACCTGACCCGACGCCTCAAGCAGGAGTCGGGGCTCTCGGATTCCGATTTCGAGGTGCTGGTCAACTTGTCGGAGTCACCCCACGGGCGGATGCGCGCGGTGCAGTTGGCCGCAGTCACCCAATGGGACAAAACCCGGTTATCGCATCACCTGAGCCGGATGGAGAAACGGGGCCTGATTCGCCGCCAATCCTGCGATGCTCGCTACCCCGACATTGTGCTCACCGACGCCGGCCGGGATGCCTTCGTCGCGTCGGCGCCGGCGAACGCTGCTCGCGTGCGCAGATGCTTCATCGACGTGCTCGGCCCTCAGCGGCTCGAAACGCTACGCCAAGCCGCCGAAGATGTGATCGCCGCCGTGCAAGGTCAAATTGAGCCGACGCCCATCTGA